The proteins below come from a single Panicum hallii strain FIL2 chromosome 7, PHallii_v3.1, whole genome shotgun sequence genomic window:
- the LOC112901353 gene encoding probable LRR receptor-like serine/threonine-protein kinase At1g56130: MTSKWSSGVRGLVLSMLLSLLVASAGAQQASPRSTDPVEVNALNAVFEKLGLKLWPAWISGDPCVGAATNGTNIDIYQDVNPGIRCDCSDHDNTVCHIVQLKIFDLNVTGPIPEALRNLARLTNLNLQQNYLTGPIPSFLGELTKLQYLNLCGNALSGSVPKELGNLVNLINLCLGTNNLNGSLPSELGNLVKLEGLYIDSAGLSGPIPSSFSKLTSMKRLVASDNEFTGRLPDYIGRWSNLQVLRFQGNSFQGPIPTTLSNLVNLTDIRIGDILSGSSSLAFISNMTSLNTLILRNCRISDSLASVNFSRFATLNLLDLSFNNITGQVPQALLNLNSLNFLFLGNNSLSGSLPSSKGPNLKYLDFSYNQLSGSFPSWASQNLQLNLVANNFVINNSSHSVLPSGLGCLQRNTSCLLGPSLSTSFAVDCGSNRSISGSDNSMYQPDVANVGPASYYVTEARTWGVSNVGKFMDASNSSYIIHSSSKFLNTSDPELFQTARMSPSSLRYYGVGLENGNYAVTLQFAEFAFEDSKTWTSLGRRVFDIYVQGELKKQDFDIRKEAGGRSYSVVKVQCTVPVTRNFLEVHLFWAGKGTCCVPSQGHYGPAISALSATLITTPEKNIKTGVIVGAVVVAVVFGLVVLAGLYVCRHKRRKVTSEQQELYSIVGKPNIFSYSYSELRSAADNFSSSNLLGEGGYGSVYKGKLTNGSVVAVKQLSETSRQGKKQFIAEIETISQVQHRNLVKLYGCCLEGDKPLLVYEYLENGSLDKALFGSGGLNLDWPTRYEICLGIARGLAYLHEESSIRVVHRDIKASNVLLDANLNPKISDFGLAKLCDDKKTHVSTKVAGTFGYLAPEYAMRGHMTEKVDVFAFGVVMLEIITGRPNYDDRLDEDMAYLLEWVWQLYEEDHPLDAADPRLTEFNSDEVLRAIRIALLCIQSSPRQRPAMSRVASMLAGDVELAEAITKPSYVIEWQMNSSRGQSSSTSRGRETTKSSSPFLSSGTDDERR; this comes from the exons ATGACCTCGAAATGGAGCTCTGGCGTCCGTGGCCTTGTGCTCTCCATGCTGCTGTCTCTTCTAGTCGCGTCGGCCGGAGCCCAGCAAGCATCACCCAGAAGCACAGATCCAGTCGAAG TGAACGCGCTGAACGCGGTGTTCGAAAAACTCGGGCTGAAGCTGTGGCCGGCATGGATCAGCGGCGACCCGTGCGTCGGCGCGGCCACGAACGGCACCAACATCGACATTTACCAGGACGTGAACCCGGGCATCAGGTGCGACTGCTCCGACCACGACAACACCGTCTGCCACATCGTCCAGCT GAAAATTTTCGACTTGAATGTGACCGGTCCTATTCCAGAAGCCCTGAGGAACCTCGCGCGATTAACCAATTT GAATTTGCAGCAAAATTACTTAACAGGGCCTATACCATCGTTCCTTGGGGAATTGACCAAGTTGCAGTACCT GAATCTTTGTGGCAACGCATTATCGGGATCTGTTCCAAAGGAGCTTGGGAACCTTGTGAATCTCATAAACCT GTGTTTAGGCACGAACAACTTAAATGGTTCCCTTCCTTCTGAATTGGGGAACCTGGTTAAACTTGAGGGACT GTATATTGATAGTGCTGGCTTAAGCGGTCCTATACCATCATCATTTTCTAAGCTTACAAGCATGAAACGATT GGTTGCATCAGATAATGAATTTACTGGACGACTGCCAGATTACATTGGGAGGTGGAGTAATTTACAAGTTTT GAGATTTCAAGGCAACTCGTTTCAAGGTCCAATTCCAACCACTCTTTCTAATCTTGTCAACCTGACAGACAT ACGAATAGGTGATATACTAAGTGGGAGCTCTTCACTGGCATTCATTAGTAACATGACATCTTTGAACACCCT AATTTTGAGGAATTGCAGGATATCTGATAGTCTGGCATCAGTAAACTTTTCACGATTTGCAACATTAAATTTACT GGATTTGAGTTTTAACAATATCACAGGCCAAGTGCCGCAAGCCCTACTGAATCTCAATTCGCTCAACTTCTT ATTTCTGGGGAATAATAGCCTTTCAGGAAGCCTTCCAAGCTCTAAAGGACCTAATCTCAAATACTT AGACTTTTCTTACAACCAGCTCTCAGGAAGCTTTCCTTCTTGGGCTAGTCAGAATCTGCAATT GAATCTGGTGGCAAACAATTTCGTGATCAACAACAGCAGTCACAG TGTCTTACCTTCGGGGCTGGGGTGCCTTCAGCGAAATACATCCTGTTTGCTTGGCCCTTCACTTT CTACCTCCTTTGCTGTGGACTGTGGGAGCAATAGATCTATTTCTGGTTCAGATAATTCCATGTATCAGCCTGATGTTGCCAACGTTGGACCTGCATCATACTATGTTACAGAAGCCCGAACATGGGGTGTTAGCAATGTCGGGAAGTTCATGGATGCATCAAACAGTAGCTACATTATCCATAGCTCAAGCAAGTTTCTGAATACTTCAGATCCAGAACTGTTTCAGACAGCAAGGATGTCGCCATCTTCTTTGAGATACTATGGTGTTGGACTTGAGAATGGAAACTACGCGGTCACACTTCAGTTTGCAGAGTTTGCATTCGAAGACTCAAAGACTTGGACAAGTTTAGGTAGGAGGGTTTTTGATATCTATGTCCAG GGTGAGCTTAAGAAGCAGGATTTCGACATAAGGAAGGAAGCAGGCGGGAGATCTTACAGTGTTGTCAAGGTGCAGTGTACCGTTCCAGTCACTAGAAACTTCCTCGAGGTTCATCTCTTCTGGGCTGGCAAGGGAACATGCTGCGTACCAAGTCAAGGCCACTATGGGCCTGCAATCTCAGCTTTGAGTGCAACTCTAATAA CTACACCGGAGAAGAATATTAAAACTGGTGTAATTGTTGGAGCCGTGGTTGTTGCAGTAGTTTTCGGACTAGTTGTACTTGCTGGACTCTATGTGTGCAGGCACAAAAGGAGAAAAGTAACGTCGGAGCAGCAAG AGCTCTACAGTATTGTTGGAAAACCTAATATATTCAGTTACAGTTATAGTGAACTAAGGAGCGCTGCTGACAATTTTAGTTCCAGTAACCTTCTTGGTGAAGGAGGATATGGGTCAGTTTATAAG GGTAAACTAACTAACGGCAGCGTGGTGGCAGTGAAGCAGCTATCTGAAACATCTCGCCAAGGGAAGAAGCAATTCATAGCCGAAATAGAAACCATTTCCCAAGTGCAACACCGTAATCTCGTGAAGCTGTACGGTTGCTGCCTTGAGGGTGATAAACCACTGCTGGTTTATGAGTATCTGGAGAATGGAAGCCTTGACAAAGCATTGTTTG GAAGTGGAGGATTGAACCTAGATTGGCCAACACGGTACGAAATATGCTTGGGTATTGCAAGAGGCCTGGCTTATCTCCATGAAGAGTCTAGCATCCGAGTTGTGCACAGGGACATAAAGGCTAGCAATGTCTTGCTTGATGCCAATCTCAACCCTAAGATCTCAGATTTCGGGCTCGCCAAACTCTGTGATGACAAGAAGACACATGTCAGCACAAAAGTTGCTGGTACATT TGGCTATCTGGCACCTGAGTATGCCATGAGAGGTCATATGACTGAGAAAGTTGATGTTTTTGCTTTTGGTGTGGTCATGTTGGAGATTATAACCGGAAGGCCAAACTATGACGACAGGCTTGATGAAGACATGGCTTATCTTTTAGAATGG GTCTGGCAGCTTTATGAGGAAGACCATCCCCTCGACGCTGCGGACCCCAGGCTCACCGAATTCAACAGCGACGAGGTGCTCCGTGCCATCCGCATTGCCCTCCTGTGCATCCAGAGCTCACCCCGGCAGCGGCCGGCCATGTCGAGGGTGGCGTCGATGCTCGCCGGGGACGTCGAGCTGGCCGAGGCGATCACGAAGCCCAGCTACGTCATCGAGTGGCAGATGAACTCGTCTAGGGGGCAGTCGTCGTCGACCTCCAGGGGCAGGGAGACCACCAAGTCCTCGTCGCCTTTCCTGAGCTCCGGCACGGACGACGAAAGACGCTGA